The Lonchura striata isolate bLonStr1 chromosome Z, bLonStr1.mat, whole genome shotgun sequence genome window below encodes:
- the F2RL2 gene encoding proteinase-activated receptor 3 isoform X1: protein MKILFFTGLLSLTSNLCTTASEFSLNGSAIKTVSLIKTFRGLSARDYDYIPPYAIEGETTTIHIRENKCTSTKPNDSTLTEVSNTTLEYLTSSLSTKLIPAVYLSALLLGVPSNAIILWMLLFRIRSVCTAVLYTNLAVSDLLFCIILPFKIAYHINGNNWIFGETMCRATTAVFYGNMYCSILLLTCISVSRYLAIVHPFTYKSLPKRAYAIAACAAVWAIVFLYMLPLAIMQQSYYVKQLDIYTCHDVHSACETVSSFQFYYYVSLAVFGFLIPLATIVFCYVSIIRTLKTHEWFWYVKVSLLILTIFAICFVPSNIILIIHHINYYYYKTDRLYSFYLIALCLSSLNSCLDPFLYFLMSKIRSQSNIYLTMVKISREK, encoded by the exons ATGAAGATACTGTTTTTCACTGGACTGCTCTCTCTTACTTCCAATCTTTGCACTACAG cttCAGAATTTTCACTGAATGGCTCTGCAATTAAAACCGTGTCTCTTATAAAAACTTTTCGTGGACTTTCAGCGAGAGACTATGATTACATCCCTCCTTATGCTATAGAAGGGGAAACAACAACCATCCATAtcagagaaaacaaatgcaCTTCAACAAAGCCAAATGATTCCACGTTAACAGAAGTGAGCAACACCACGCTGGAGTACCTCACCAGCTCCCTGAGCACCAAGCTAATACCTGCTGTCTACCTCAGTGCTCTTTTACTGGGTGTACCCTCTAATGCCATCATTCTGTGGATGCTTCTCTTCAGGATCCGCTCTGTGTGCACTGCCGTCCTCTACACAAACCTGGCTGTTTCAGACCTGCTCTTCTGCATCATACTGCCCTTCAAAATAGCCTACCACATCAACGGGAACAACTGGATATTTGGGGAGACCATGTGTCGAGCGACCACGGCAGTGTTTTACGGCAACATGTACTGCTCCATCCTGCTGCTGACGTGCATCAGCGTCAGCCGCTACCTGGCCATCGTTCACCCCTTCACCTACAAGAGCCTCCCGAAGCGCGCCTACGCCATCGCCGCCTGCGCTGCCGTGTGGGCCATCGTCTTCCTCTACATGCTCCCACTTGCCATCATGCAGCAAAGCTACTACGTGAAGCAACTGGACATTTACACCTGCCACGATGTGCACAGTGCCTGTGAAACTGTGTCTTCCTTCCAGTTCTACTACTACGTGTCCTTAGCTGTATTTGGGTTTTTAATACCGCTCGCAACTATCGTGTTCTGCTATGTCTCGATTATACGAACACTCAAGACTCACGAGTGGTTCTGGTATGTTAAAGTCAGTCTGTTGATTCTTACCATCTTTGCTATTTGCTTTGTGCCAAGCAATATTATCCTTATTATCCATCACATCAACTATTACTATTACAAGACAGATAGGTTGTATTCTTTTTACCTAATTGCTTTATGCCTTAGCAGCCTAAACAGTTGTCTTGATCCTTTCCTTTACTTTCTAATGTCAAAAATTAGAAGTCAATCCAATATTTATCTGACAATGGTTAAAATATCCAgggaaaaatga
- the F2RL2 gene encoding proteinase-activated receptor 3 isoform X2 yields the protein MKILFFTGLLSLTSNLCTTEFSLNGSAIKTVSLIKTFRGLSARDYDYIPPYAIEGETTTIHIRENKCTSTKPNDSTLTEVSNTTLEYLTSSLSTKLIPAVYLSALLLGVPSNAIILWMLLFRIRSVCTAVLYTNLAVSDLLFCIILPFKIAYHINGNNWIFGETMCRATTAVFYGNMYCSILLLTCISVSRYLAIVHPFTYKSLPKRAYAIAACAAVWAIVFLYMLPLAIMQQSYYVKQLDIYTCHDVHSACETVSSFQFYYYVSLAVFGFLIPLATIVFCYVSIIRTLKTHEWFWYVKVSLLILTIFAICFVPSNIILIIHHINYYYYKTDRLYSFYLIALCLSSLNSCLDPFLYFLMSKIRSQSNIYLTMVKISREK from the exons ATGAAGATACTGTTTTTCACTGGACTGCTCTCTCTTACTTCCAATCTTTGCACTACAG AATTTTCACTGAATGGCTCTGCAATTAAAACCGTGTCTCTTATAAAAACTTTTCGTGGACTTTCAGCGAGAGACTATGATTACATCCCTCCTTATGCTATAGAAGGGGAAACAACAACCATCCATAtcagagaaaacaaatgcaCTTCAACAAAGCCAAATGATTCCACGTTAACAGAAGTGAGCAACACCACGCTGGAGTACCTCACCAGCTCCCTGAGCACCAAGCTAATACCTGCTGTCTACCTCAGTGCTCTTTTACTGGGTGTACCCTCTAATGCCATCATTCTGTGGATGCTTCTCTTCAGGATCCGCTCTGTGTGCACTGCCGTCCTCTACACAAACCTGGCTGTTTCAGACCTGCTCTTCTGCATCATACTGCCCTTCAAAATAGCCTACCACATCAACGGGAACAACTGGATATTTGGGGAGACCATGTGTCGAGCGACCACGGCAGTGTTTTACGGCAACATGTACTGCTCCATCCTGCTGCTGACGTGCATCAGCGTCAGCCGCTACCTGGCCATCGTTCACCCCTTCACCTACAAGAGCCTCCCGAAGCGCGCCTACGCCATCGCCGCCTGCGCTGCCGTGTGGGCCATCGTCTTCCTCTACATGCTCCCACTTGCCATCATGCAGCAAAGCTACTACGTGAAGCAACTGGACATTTACACCTGCCACGATGTGCACAGTGCCTGTGAAACTGTGTCTTCCTTCCAGTTCTACTACTACGTGTCCTTAGCTGTATTTGGGTTTTTAATACCGCTCGCAACTATCGTGTTCTGCTATGTCTCGATTATACGAACACTCAAGACTCACGAGTGGTTCTGGTATGTTAAAGTCAGTCTGTTGATTCTTACCATCTTTGCTATTTGCTTTGTGCCAAGCAATATTATCCTTATTATCCATCACATCAACTATTACTATTACAAGACAGATAGGTTGTATTCTTTTTACCTAATTGCTTTATGCCTTAGCAGCCTAAACAGTTGTCTTGATCCTTTCCTTTACTTTCTAATGTCAAAAATTAGAAGTCAATCCAATATTTATCTGACAATGGTTAAAATATCCAgggaaaaatga